A window from Candidatus Bathyarchaeota archaeon encodes these proteins:
- a CDS encoding OsmC family protein, whose translation MSTTKTMVVDWKGNLRLTAKNEKGLTVNFDAPKEHGGEETALSPMENVLASLASCSSFHVLTILKKKRLRVTDYSVEATAERREEPPRVFTKIHLKYTVKGVNITPEAVASAIKLSEEKYCSVGGMLQKAVPITSSFEIVMDNT comes from the coding sequence ATGTCCACCACTAAGACGATGGTTGTTGATTGGAAAGGCAATCTCCGATTAACAGCAAAAAACGAGAAGGGACTAACGGTTAATTTTGACGCTCCAAAAGAGCACGGCGGAGAAGAAACCGCGCTTTCCCCCATGGAAAACGTGTTGGCAAGTCTCGCTTCATGTAGCAGTTTCCATGTCTTGACCATCCTTAAAAAGAAAAGACTCAGAGTCACCGATTACAGCGTGGAAGCCACAGCGGAGAGACGAGAAGAACCACCCCGCGTTTTCACAAAAATCCACCTAAAATACACAGTTAAAGGCGTAAATATTACTCCTGAAGCGGTGGCGAGTGCAATTAAACTCTCGGAAGAAAAATATTGTTCTGTAGGGGGGATGCTGCAGAAAGCGGTGCCCATAACGTCGTCATTTGAAATTGTGATGGATAATACCTGA
- a CDS encoding cache domain-containing protein: MDRNSLVFVVLVVILALVLVVGFVNQVEQNNRKEAIKSLVLDAANLISTDGESAFGQFRQQGSEWFQGDTYVFVWQTDGLRLVYPPDPTGEGQNMTGLMDATGKPIGRLFINAALSQNEEGWVDYLWPKPGETTPSPKQTFIKGIQTNQGMLLVGSGLYIESYENALAPLQYVSVVVEGVIAAMGLVVALKQKRLFGYGIFLTFIIYVFYDLARLTSIEISNDILYPVFFVATLSMLWVVILIYKEKRH; the protein is encoded by the coding sequence TTGGACAGGAACAGTTTGGTGTTTGTGGTTTTAGTTGTGATTTTGGCTTTGGTTTTGGTAGTGGGCTTTGTTAACCAAGTTGAACAGAACAACAGAAAAGAAGCAATCAAATCGCTTGTTTTAGACGCAGCCAACCTTATCTCAACTGACGGCGAATCGGCTTTTGGGCAGTTTAGGCAGCAGGGCAGCGAATGGTTCCAAGGTGACACCTACGTCTTTGTTTGGCAAACCGATGGGTTACGGCTTGTTTATCCTCCTGACCCTACGGGGGAAGGACAAAACATGACGGGATTGATGGATGCTACGGGTAAACCGATTGGAAGACTCTTCATAAACGCTGCACTGAGCCAAAATGAGGAGGGCTGGGTGGATTATTTGTGGCCTAAACCCGGCGAAACCACACCTTCACCTAAACAAACCTTCATCAAGGGCATCCAAACTAACCAGGGAATGTTACTTGTGGGCTCGGGGCTCTACATTGAGAGCTACGAGAACGCGTTGGCACCATTACAGTATGTCTCCGTTGTCGTGGAGGGTGTGATTGCAGCGATGGGGTTAGTCGTGGCGCTGAAACAGAAGCGGCTTTTTGGTTATGGAATATTTTTGACCTTTATCATCTATGTCTTCTATGATTTGGCAAGGTTGACATCCATCGAAATCTCTAACGACATTTTATATCCAGTCTTTTTTGTTGCCACACTCTCCATGCTATGGGTTGTCATCCTGATTTACAAAGAAAAAAGGCACTAG
- the larC gene encoding nickel pincer cofactor biosynthesis protein LarC, which produces MLTDNKILVIDCQASGVAGDMILGALIDLGADQSKIVSAIKTLEAPEFGYENLHIDIKEVLRGEFRATQIDVTSKTAHKRHGSQLIEIVQKAAANLNLTPKAQAFASGVIQTLIRAEATLHQTGFDDAHLHEVALVDTAAEILGVAAALEDLGLFEAKIVSTSLAVGGGTFRFSHGVTSAPAPATLAILQSKNFPFHGGPIEAELATPTGAAILVNLVDEVSRFYPAVVPLRVGYGAGTKEFKEMPAVLRLTIGSSQNDGLTRDEIAVLETNVDDVTGETLGYTFDKLLAEGAKDVSLIPMYTKKNRPGTIIKVIADQKDAAHLSKVLIDETGTLGVRVYYCERHIINREVHTVDLLLFGSKETVRLKVAKNAQGRIIRIKPEYEDLKRLAEKTGKPLRELMELAVAKMKEKFP; this is translated from the coding sequence ATGTTGACTGACAACAAAATTTTGGTAATTGATTGCCAAGCTTCAGGTGTAGCCGGAGACATGATTTTAGGCGCCCTAATAGACTTAGGCGCAGACCAAAGCAAAATTGTTTCAGCCATAAAAACGCTGGAAGCCCCAGAGTTTGGCTACGAAAACCTCCACATAGACATAAAAGAGGTTCTCCGCGGCGAGTTTAGAGCCACACAAATCGACGTGACCTCAAAAACTGCACATAAGCGTCATGGCAGCCAACTCATCGAAATCGTGCAAAAAGCCGCAGCCAACCTCAACCTAACACCGAAAGCTCAAGCATTCGCTTCTGGAGTCATCCAAACCCTAATTCGCGCCGAAGCAACCCTTCATCAAACCGGCTTTGATGACGCCCACCTCCATGAAGTTGCACTAGTTGATACTGCAGCGGAGATTTTGGGAGTAGCTGCCGCGTTGGAGGATTTGGGGTTGTTTGAGGCAAAAATCGTTTCAACTTCTCTGGCGGTGGGGGGTGGCACGTTTAGGTTTTCGCATGGTGTAACGTCTGCTCCTGCGCCTGCGACGTTGGCGATTTTGCAGTCCAAGAATTTTCCCTTCCACGGTGGACCCATCGAAGCAGAGTTGGCAACGCCTACTGGCGCGGCGATTCTGGTTAATTTGGTTGATGAAGTCAGCAGGTTCTATCCCGCGGTTGTGCCGTTGCGTGTGGGTTATGGGGCTGGAACTAAAGAATTCAAAGAGATGCCCGCAGTTTTGCGCTTAACCATAGGCAGTAGCCAAAATGACGGATTGACGCGGGACGAAATCGCGGTTTTAGAAACTAACGTTGACGATGTCACTGGGGAAACGTTGGGTTACACGTTTGATAAGCTGTTGGCGGAGGGCGCTAAAGATGTCAGTTTAATCCCCATGTACACCAAGAAGAACCGCCCCGGAACAATCATCAAAGTCATAGCGGACCAAAAAGACGCCGCCCACCTCTCCAAAGTGCTTATTGATGAGACGGGTACGTTGGGAGTCCGCGTCTACTACTGTGAGCGGCATATCATCAATCGAGAAGTCCACACTGTCGATTTGCTTCTTTTTGGCAGCAAAGAAACGGTGCGCTTAAAAGTTGCCAAGAACGCTCAAGGCCGAATAATCCGCATCAAACCCGAATACGAGGACCTAAAAAGGCTGGCAGAGAAAACGGGGAAGCCGCTTCGGGAGCTCATGGAGTTGGCGGTGGCAAAGATGAAAGAAAAATTTCCTTAG
- the larB gene encoding nickel pincer cofactor biosynthesis protein LarB produces the protein MSSLRDILGKVAAKELTIVEAEKMLQLLAIDDVGCLARLDGNRGLRKGVPEVVLAEGKTPPDVAAIARRMVERCGRALISRCSDAHIAAVKACFADSDASVEVNDKAKMVIIKTKTFHTKPSGGRIGVLTAGTSDIPVAEEATIIAQEMGCAVSAFYDVGVAGIHRLLEPLKAVVAADVDVVVVVAGREGALASVVAGMVDVPVIAVPTSNSYGFGEKGVGTLMAMLQSCSLGLAVVNIDSGVAAGAVAALIANRAAKFR, from the coding sequence ATGTCATCTCTTAGAGATATTTTAGGCAAAGTCGCCGCCAAAGAACTCACCATTGTCGAAGCCGAAAAAATGCTACAGTTACTTGCTATCGATGATGTGGGCTGTTTAGCGCGGCTCGATGGAAACCGAGGCTTACGCAAAGGCGTGCCCGAGGTTGTGTTGGCAGAAGGCAAAACCCCCCCAGACGTGGCAGCCATCGCGCGGCGTATGGTTGAACGGTGCGGACGCGCCCTCATAAGCAGATGCAGTGACGCTCACATCGCAGCGGTTAAGGCTTGTTTTGCAGACAGCGACGCCTCTGTGGAGGTTAATGATAAGGCAAAGATGGTAATCATAAAAACCAAAACCTTCCACACTAAACCCAGTGGAGGCAGAATCGGGGTCTTAACGGCAGGAACCTCAGACATACCCGTTGCCGAAGAAGCAACAATTATCGCCCAAGAAATGGGTTGTGCCGTATCTGCCTTCTATGATGTCGGAGTCGCAGGGATTCATCGGCTCCTTGAACCCCTAAAAGCAGTTGTAGCTGCCGACGTGGATGTTGTGGTTGTGGTGGCGGGACGTGAAGGCGCTTTAGCCTCGGTGGTTGCGGGGATGGTAGATGTGCCCGTTATTGCCGTGCCGACCTCGAACAGTTATGGGTTTGGCGAGAAAGGTGTAGGCACACTGATGGCGATGTTGCAGTCTTGTTCACTCGGGCTGGCGGTCGTTAACATTGATTCGGGTGTAGCGGCTGGAGCAGTAGCCGCTTTGATAGCTAACCGCGCCGCAAAATTTAGGTAG